In Sphingobacterium thalpophilum, a genomic segment contains:
- a CDS encoding aspartate aminotransferase family protein produces MLSNRELFLMNTAQTSSSPRLVEVVKAEGVYLYGPNGEEYMDLVSGFNVSNIGHRHPKVLEAIKSQLDQYLHVTVYGEFVQAPQVQFATELLAELPPNFQSVYLTNSGTEAVEGSMKIAKKYTGRRQIIAAKKAYHGSTQGALSLIGNDAYRKAYAPLLPEIDFIEFNDLDDLTKITEQTAAVILEAIQGEAGVRVPDIAYMQAVRKRCNETGTLLIFDEIQTGFGRTGRLFAFEHFAIVPDILMLAKGIGGGMPLGAFVAAKEVMDVIKDNPMLGHITTFGGHPVSCAAARASLAVIKEEKLVEQVERKSLLFKEKLRHPAIKEIRGLGLMMCLQLDSFDQVYNVSKYCAENGVMIDWYLHCETALRVAPPLTITDLEIEKACNIIIKGLEKYA; encoded by the coding sequence ATGTTAAGCAACAGAGAATTATTTTTAATGAATACCGCTCAAACATCTAGCTCACCTAGATTGGTTGAAGTAGTTAAGGCTGAAGGTGTCTACCTTTATGGCCCAAATGGAGAAGAATACATGGATTTGGTCTCTGGCTTCAATGTCAGCAATATAGGCCATCGTCACCCGAAGGTTTTGGAAGCTATAAAATCACAATTGGACCAGTACCTACATGTCACCGTTTATGGTGAATTTGTGCAGGCCCCACAGGTGCAATTTGCTACAGAATTATTAGCAGAACTTCCTCCTAATTTTCAATCGGTTTACCTCACCAACAGTGGAACGGAAGCCGTAGAGGGATCAATGAAAATAGCAAAGAAATATACCGGTCGCAGGCAGATTATCGCTGCAAAAAAGGCGTACCACGGCAGTACACAAGGCGCGCTCAGTCTTATCGGAAACGATGCGTACCGTAAAGCGTATGCCCCCCTCCTTCCCGAAATAGATTTTATCGAGTTTAATGATCTGGACGATCTAACAAAGATTACGGAACAAACTGCTGCTGTCATCCTCGAAGCTATTCAGGGGGAAGCGGGTGTCCGAGTCCCGGATATCGCTTACATGCAAGCCGTCAGAAAACGCTGTAATGAAACAGGTACCCTACTGATCTTTGATGAAATCCAAACTGGTTTTGGCCGCACAGGCCGTCTCTTTGCTTTTGAGCATTTTGCTATCGTCCCAGATATCCTGATGCTTGCCAAAGGAATCGGTGGTGGCATGCCCCTAGGCGCATTTGTTGCAGCCAAAGAAGTGATGGATGTTATTAAGGATAATCCCATGCTTGGGCATATCACGACTTTTGGGGGCCACCCCGTAAGTTGTGCCGCAGCACGGGCTTCACTGGCTGTTATCAAGGAAGAAAAATTGGTAGAACAGGTCGAGCGAAAATCGCTTTTATTTAAAGAAAAACTCCGACACCCTGCAATTAAAGAAATTCGAGGATTAGGTCTTATGATGTGTCTGCAATTGGATTCCTTTGATCAGGTTTACAACGTGAGTAAGTATTGTGCTGAAAACGGGGTTATGATCGATTGGTATCTGCATTGTGAAACAGCACTGCGTGTCGCTCCTCCATTGACTATTACAGATCTGGAAATTGAAAAAGCGTGTAACATCATTATAAAAGGTTTGGAAAAGTATGCTTAA
- a CDS encoding RNA polymerase sigma factor: MDDALIIAKFAEESTREEAFRLLLKKYQQKIYWHVRRMVIDHDDADDVVQDIFVKVWKNLGNFREDSQLYTWLYRIATNECITFLNKKKQKQNVSLDDDTTAYLAETLADGNYFNGDKAQMKLQQALLTLPEKQKLVFNMKYFEDMKYEEISEVLGTSVGALKASYHLAVKKIEAFFNNND; the protein is encoded by the coding sequence ATGGATGACGCTTTAATTATAGCAAAATTCGCCGAAGAGAGTACGCGAGAAGAAGCTTTCCGTTTATTGTTGAAGAAATATCAACAGAAGATTTATTGGCATGTGCGAAGAATGGTCATCGATCATGACGATGCGGACGATGTTGTTCAAGATATCTTTGTCAAAGTATGGAAAAACCTTGGGAATTTCCGTGAAGACTCACAATTATACACTTGGCTTTATCGTATCGCAACAAATGAATGTATTACCTTCTTAAATAAGAAAAAGCAAAAGCAGAACGTGTCGTTGGATGACGACACGACTGCTTATTTGGCAGAAACGCTTGCTGATGGCAATTATTTTAACGGTGATAAAGCTCAAATGAAATTACAACAGGCTTTGTTGACTTTGCCAGAAAAGCAAAAATTGGTCTTCAATATGAAATATTTTGAAGATATGAAATACGAAGAAATTTCAGAAGTACTCGGAACAAGTGTCGGAGCGCTTAAAGCCTCTTATCATTTAGCTGTCAAAAAAATAGAGGCATTTTTTAACAACAACGATTAA
- a CDS encoding transketolase C-terminal domain-containing protein yields MKKYTYTESKDTRSGFGAGLLEAGKQDENVVALCADLIGSLKMNDFIKEFPERFFQIGIAEANMMGIAAGLTIGGKIPFTGTFANFSTGRVYDQIRQSIAYSDKNVKIAASHAGLTLGEDGATHQILEDIGLMKMLPGMTVINPCDFNQTKAATIAAAKYDGPVYLRFGRPVVPNFTPADQEFVIGKAVLLNEGTDVTIIATGHLVWEAIQAGEKLAELGINAEIINIHTIKPLDEEAILKSVAKTKCVVTAEEHNRLGGLGDSVAQVLTRELPTPQEYVAVNDSFGESGTPAQLMEKYGLNAAAIVAAVQKVIKRK; encoded by the coding sequence ATGAAAAAATATACTTATACAGAGTCAAAAGATACACGTTCAGGATTTGGTGCGGGATTACTAGAAGCAGGAAAGCAAGATGAGAATGTAGTTGCATTATGTGCTGATTTAATTGGTTCGTTAAAAATGAACGATTTTATCAAAGAATTTCCAGAACGTTTTTTCCAAATCGGTATCGCGGAAGCTAATATGATGGGAATTGCTGCCGGACTTACGATCGGTGGTAAAATACCATTCACTGGTACATTCGCAAATTTCTCAACAGGACGTGTTTATGATCAGATTCGCCAATCGATTGCATACTCGGACAAAAATGTAAAAATTGCAGCGTCGCATGCTGGCCTAACCTTAGGTGAAGATGGTGCAACTCACCAAATCTTAGAAGATATCGGCTTGATGAAAATGTTGCCAGGAATGACAGTGATCAATCCTTGTGATTTCAATCAAACAAAAGCCGCTACGATTGCAGCAGCCAAATATGATGGACCGGTTTATTTGCGTTTTGGCCGTCCCGTAGTTCCTAACTTCACTCCTGCTGATCAAGAATTTGTGATTGGTAAGGCGGTATTATTAAATGAAGGAACGGATGTTACGATCATTGCTACAGGTCATTTAGTATGGGAAGCTATCCAAGCTGGCGAGAAATTAGCTGAGTTGGGTATCAACGCTGAGATTATCAATATCCATACCATCAAACCTTTGGATGAAGAAGCTATTTTAAAATCTGTTGCGAAAACCAAATGTGTCGTAACGGCAGAAGAGCATAATCGTCTTGGCGGTTTAGGTGATAGCGTTGCTCAAGTGTTAACAAGAGAGTTACCTACTCCACAAGAGTACGTTGCCGTAAATGATAGTTTTGGAGAATCAGGTACTCCTGCTCAATTGATGGAAAAATACGGTTTGAATGCTGCGGCTATTGTGGCTGCGGTTCAAAAAGTAATCAAAAGAAAATAA
- a CDS encoding transketolase, with protein sequence MSADINKLEQIASQVRRDIVRMVHACQSGHPGGSLGCTDYFVALYFNAMKRNPSFDMDGKGEDLFFLSNGHISPVFYSTLARAGYFEVSELATFRKINSRLQGHPTTHEGLPGIRIASGSLGQGLSVAIGAAQAKKLNKDNNLVYVLMGDGELQEGQVWEAAMYAPHNKIDNLIATVDYNKAQIDGSTDQVLSLGDLRAKWEAFGWDVMEIAKGNDMNAVVAGLAEAKSRTGKGKPVIILMHTEMGNGVDFMMGSHKWHGVAPNDEQLASALNQLTETLGDY encoded by the coding sequence ATGAGTGCAGATATTAACAAACTAGAACAAATTGCATCACAGGTAAGACGTGATATCGTACGTATGGTACACGCTTGTCAATCAGGACACCCAGGTGGTTCGTTAGGTTGTACAGATTACTTTGTGGCGCTTTATTTCAATGCAATGAAACGCAATCCTTCCTTTGACATGGATGGAAAAGGAGAAGATTTATTCTTCCTGTCAAACGGACATATCTCTCCTGTATTTTACAGTACATTGGCACGTGCGGGATATTTTGAAGTGAGCGAATTAGCAACGTTCAGAAAAATCAATTCCAGACTTCAAGGTCACCCAACAACACACGAAGGCCTTCCAGGTATTCGTATTGCTTCGGGATCATTGGGACAAGGATTATCTGTTGCAATTGGAGCCGCACAGGCAAAAAAATTGAATAAAGACAATAATCTAGTTTATGTATTAATGGGTGATGGAGAATTGCAGGAGGGCCAAGTTTGGGAAGCTGCAATGTACGCGCCACACAACAAGATTGACAATTTAATTGCTACTGTTGACTATAACAAAGCACAAATTGACGGATCTACAGATCAAGTATTATCTCTTGGGGATCTTCGTGCAAAATGGGAAGCATTTGGCTGGGATGTGATGGAAATTGCTAAAGGCAATGATATGAATGCTGTTGTTGCAGGTTTAGCAGAAGCTAAGTCACGCACAGGAAAAGGTAAACCAGTCATTATTCTGATGCATACTGAAATGGGTAACGGTGTTGATTTTATGATGGGTTCTCATAAATGGCATGGTGTTGCTCCAAATGACGAACAATTGGCGTCGGCATTGAATCAGCTTACAGAAACTTTAGGAGATTACTAG
- a CDS encoding glycoside hydrolase family 3 N-terminal domain-containing protein, whose translation MTVQEKANQTVTLYGYGRVLTDEQPTAAWDKEIWKHGLANIDEMLNSLAYNKSARSSFSYPFSRHAQALNNVQKWFVENTRLGIPVDFTNEGIHGLNHDRATSLPAPINIGSTWNTSLVRKAGNIVGREAKYLGYTNVYTPILDVSRDPRWGRVVETYGEDPFHIAEMGKQVVLGIQQNGVASTLKHYAVYSVPKGGRDGNARTDPHVGFREMHSLHLYPFKRVIKEAKPLGVMSSYNDYDGLPVTASSYFLQDLLRKDYGFEGYVVSDSEALEFIYNKHHVAANYKDAIKQALEAGLNVRTNFDPPSTYLAPLMELIEGGGLDTKILDQRVREVLTVKFKLGLFDHPLIEDTAIADKKVHTPADEEVSLQMNRESIVLLKNEQNLLPIDVNKYKRILVTGPMAEATNYTTSRYGPSNNPITTIKDGIINYAKTKALRVDYAKGVDVVDKNWPESEIIPTDLSGEELEKMAEGVRLGKESDLIIAVMGESEREVGESRSRSDLNLPGKQRDYLMKLKETGKPIVLVLVNGRPLTVNWENKYLPAIVESWFLSNQSGNVLAEMLFGAYSPSGKLPISFPKSVGQVEMNFPTKPAAQAGQPGVGPNGWGNSRVVGFLYPFGYGLSYTDFSFSNLQLTKKQIRPTDSLTVTVDIENIGKRKGAEVVQLYIKDVLSSVTTYEMDLRGFEKVELNPGEKKTLQFTILPAHLELLDRNNNWTVEPGKFELFIGNSSVNLPLKDSFEVVN comes from the coding sequence ATGACTGTTCAAGAAAAGGCCAATCAGACGGTTACGCTCTACGGCTATGGGCGTGTTTTGACAGATGAGCAGCCTACTGCCGCTTGGGACAAAGAGATTTGGAAACACGGCTTGGCCAATATCGACGAAATGTTGAATAGCCTGGCGTATAATAAATCGGCAAGAAGTTCATTTTCGTATCCTTTCAGCCGCCACGCGCAAGCCTTAAATAATGTTCAAAAATGGTTTGTGGAAAATACACGACTTGGTATTCCTGTTGATTTTACCAATGAGGGGATTCATGGACTCAACCACGATCGGGCGACCTCCTTGCCGGCACCAATCAATATTGGAAGTACATGGAATACTTCACTGGTACGTAAAGCTGGCAATATAGTTGGTAGGGAAGCCAAATATCTTGGATATACCAATGTCTATACGCCTATTCTTGATGTTTCTAGAGATCCACGCTGGGGAAGAGTGGTTGAAACCTATGGCGAAGATCCGTTTCATATTGCCGAGATGGGGAAACAGGTTGTTTTAGGGATTCAACAAAATGGCGTCGCCTCCACATTGAAACATTATGCGGTCTATTCTGTACCCAAAGGGGGAAGAGATGGCAATGCACGAACGGATCCGCATGTTGGCTTTCGTGAGATGCATTCGCTTCACCTGTATCCATTTAAAAGGGTCATAAAGGAAGCCAAACCTTTGGGAGTCATGAGTAGTTATAATGATTATGATGGCTTGCCTGTAACTGCAAGTAGCTATTTTTTACAGGACTTACTCCGAAAAGATTATGGTTTTGAAGGGTATGTGGTGTCTGACAGTGAGGCCCTAGAGTTTATTTACAACAAACATCACGTTGCTGCAAACTATAAAGATGCTATTAAACAGGCATTAGAGGCGGGTTTGAATGTGCGGACAAATTTTGATCCACCGAGTACATATCTAGCGCCATTAATGGAACTCATCGAAGGGGGAGGTTTGGATACCAAAATATTGGATCAGCGGGTTCGCGAAGTCCTGACCGTGAAATTTAAACTGGGTTTATTTGATCATCCATTGATAGAAGATACGGCGATAGCCGATAAAAAGGTGCATACCCCTGCAGATGAAGAAGTATCTCTTCAAATGAATAGGGAGTCTATTGTTCTGTTGAAAAATGAACAGAATCTTCTTCCAATAGACGTGAATAAATACAAACGAATTTTGGTTACGGGACCAATGGCAGAGGCAACAAATTATACGACAAGTCGCTATGGACCTTCCAATAATCCGATCACAACCATCAAAGATGGGATTATAAACTATGCAAAAACAAAGGCACTTCGGGTTGATTATGCCAAAGGGGTAGATGTCGTGGATAAAAACTGGCCTGAAAGTGAGATTATTCCAACAGACTTGTCCGGCGAGGAGCTGGAAAAGATGGCCGAAGGTGTTCGTCTCGGTAAAGAATCCGACCTAATTATAGCCGTAATGGGCGAGTCGGAACGGGAAGTCGGTGAAAGTCGGTCGCGATCAGATCTAAATTTGCCCGGCAAGCAACGCGACTATTTGATGAAATTGAAGGAAACAGGCAAACCTATTGTGCTGGTACTTGTCAATGGCCGTCCACTTACTGTCAATTGGGAAAATAAGTATCTACCTGCAATTGTGGAGAGTTGGTTTCTTAGCAATCAGTCGGGAAATGTTCTTGCCGAAATGCTGTTTGGAGCGTATAGCCCTAGTGGAAAATTGCCCATTTCATTTCCAAAGTCTGTAGGACAGGTTGAAATGAATTTTCCGACCAAGCCCGCTGCACAGGCGGGGCAACCCGGGGTCGGACCCAATGGTTGGGGGAATAGTCGGGTTGTCGGATTCTTATACCCCTTCGGATATGGATTAAGCTACACAGATTTTAGCTTTTCAAATTTACAACTCACTAAGAAACAGATCAGGCCAACAGATTCTCTTACAGTTACGGTTGATATTGAAAACATAGGGAAGAGGAAAGGCGCCGAAGTTGTTCAGCTTTATATCAAGGATGTGCTTTCTTCGGTAACAACGTATGAAATGGATTTGCGTGGATTCGAAAAAGTTGAACTTAATCCAGGGGAGAAGAAGACCTTACAGTTTACGATCTTACCCGCCCACCTGGAACTTTTGGATCGCAACAACAACTGGACAGTTGAGCCCGGCAAATTTGAACTATTTATCGGTAATTCTTCTGTTAATCTCCCGCTTAAAGATTCATTTGAAGTGGTCAATTAG
- a CDS encoding NifU family protein has protein sequence MATINVYTESTPNPSTMKFLVNKLLINGSVDYPNKEAAQDSPFALELFKFNFVNGVFFASNFVTITKTEDAEWEDIEALLKDFVKGAVESELAVKTVHHDNEVNFEGTETEVKIQQVLHDYVRPAVEQDGGAIHYKSFNEGIVTVELKGSCSGCPSSTITLKAGIEGLLKRMVPEVTEVVAEAM, from the coding sequence ATGGCTACGATTAACGTATATACAGAGTCTACACCCAACCCTTCTACAATGAAGTTCTTGGTCAATAAATTATTGATCAACGGTAGTGTGGATTATCCAAATAAAGAAGCAGCACAAGATTCACCGTTTGCACTTGAATTATTCAAATTTAATTTTGTAAATGGGGTATTTTTTGCAAGTAACTTCGTGACCATTACCAAAACAGAAGATGCGGAATGGGAAGACATTGAAGCCTTGCTAAAAGACTTTGTAAAAGGTGCTGTAGAGTCTGAACTTGCTGTAAAAACGGTACACCACGATAACGAGGTCAATTTTGAAGGTACTGAAACTGAAGTGAAGATACAACAAGTATTACATGATTATGTAAGACCTGCTGTTGAACAAGATGGTGGAGCAATCCATTATAAATCCTTCAACGAAGGTATTGTGACAGTTGAACTAAAAGGTTCTTGCAGTGGTTGTCCATCTTCGACAATTACATTAAAAGCAGGAATTGAGGGCTTGTTGAAACGCATGGTTCCAGAAGTGACTGAAGTAGTGGCAGAGGCCATGTAA
- the purB gene encoding adenylosuccinate lyase, with protein MALSSLTAVTPIDGRYYNNTNELSAFFSEFALIKYRVRVEVEYFIALSESGIAQLQQFDKTLNEKLRDIYRNFSEEDAIWIKNTEKVTNHDVKAVEYFLKDQFEKLGLQDYLEFIHFGLTSQDINNTAIPLSWKEAIKESYTPAIEELLHELKSLATSWSDIPMLARTHGQPASPTRLGKELYVFIERIERQLQLLHQVPYSAKFGGATGNFNAHHVAYPATNWVDFGNNFVNNILGLDRSQTTTQIEHYDNFAASCDALKRINNIVIDLCRDIWTYISMEYFKQKITAGQIGSSAMPHKVNPIDFENAEGNLGIANAIFEHLAAKLPVSRLQRDLTDSTVLRNIGVPFAHTLIAFKSTLRGLRKLILNDQALANDLENNWAVVAEALQTILRREGYPKPYEALKDLTRTNTHVTKETIATFVDNLNVSAEVKEELKAISPSNYTGVTL; from the coding sequence ATGGCTTTATCATCTTTAACAGCAGTTACGCCTATTGACGGACGCTATTACAATAATACCAATGAACTTTCAGCATTTTTTTCCGAATTTGCTTTAATAAAATATCGTGTACGCGTAGAAGTCGAATATTTTATTGCATTAAGTGAATCGGGCATTGCTCAATTGCAACAGTTTGACAAAACGCTCAATGAAAAATTGCGGGATATCTACCGGAATTTTTCTGAAGAAGATGCCATTTGGATCAAAAACACAGAGAAAGTTACGAACCATGATGTTAAAGCTGTTGAATATTTTCTAAAGGATCAATTTGAAAAATTGGGATTACAAGACTACCTTGAATTCATTCATTTTGGTTTGACTTCACAAGATATCAATAATACAGCCATTCCACTTTCCTGGAAAGAAGCCATTAAAGAGAGCTATACGCCTGCAATTGAAGAGTTGCTTCATGAATTGAAATCTTTGGCAACTTCGTGGTCAGACATCCCAATGTTGGCTCGTACCCATGGACAGCCGGCCTCCCCAACTCGCTTGGGCAAAGAGCTTTATGTTTTCATTGAACGCATAGAACGTCAATTGCAACTATTACACCAAGTACCGTATTCGGCTAAATTTGGTGGTGCAACTGGTAATTTTAATGCACATCACGTTGCCTATCCGGCAACAAATTGGGTCGATTTCGGAAATAATTTCGTCAACAATATCTTGGGCTTAGACCGTTCACAAACCACCACGCAAATTGAGCATTACGATAACTTTGCGGCAAGCTGTGATGCTTTAAAACGGATAAACAATATTGTCATCGATTTATGCCGTGACATTTGGACATATATTTCGATGGAATATTTTAAACAAAAAATCACTGCTGGTCAAATCGGTTCTTCGGCTATGCCACATAAAGTCAACCCAATTGACTTTGAAAATGCAGAAGGAAATTTAGGTATTGCAAATGCAATTTTTGAGCACCTTGCGGCTAAGTTACCAGTTTCCCGTCTTCAACGAGATTTAACAGATTCTACCGTATTACGTAATATTGGTGTTCCATTTGCACATACCTTGATCGCTTTTAAATCGACTTTGAGAGGGTTACGCAAATTGATCTTAAACGATCAGGCATTGGCCAATGATCTTGAAAATAATTGGGCTGTTGTTGCCGAGGCACTTCAAACTATTTTGAGAAGGGAGGGCTATCCAAAGCCGTATGAAGCTTTAAAAGACCTAACACGTACCAACACACATGTTACAAAAGAAACGATAGCAACATTTGTTGATAATCTAAATGTATCAGCGGAAGTTAAAGAGGAACTGAAAGCGATCAGCCCTTCGAACTACACAGGTGTTACTTTATAA